One window of Burkholderia cepacia GG4 genomic DNA carries:
- the nadE gene encoding ammonia-dependent NAD(+) synthetase: MTSADYASRQRAIIAELNVAPQFDADAEIARRVEFLAQYLRSTGLRTYVLGISGGVDSSTAGRLAQLSVERLRADGYDARFIAMRLPNGVQNDEADAQRALAFVRADEELTVDVKPPADAMLASLVASGHAFDTPAQQDFVHGNIKARERMIAQYAVAGARRGIVIGTDHAAESLMGFFTKFGDGGADILPLAGLNKRRVRAVARALGGEESIVMKVPTADLEELRPLRPDEHAYGVTYDEIDDFLEGKTVADNVYETVLRFFEGSRHKRALPYTMFDWPAA, from the coding sequence ATGACATCCGCCGATTACGCCAGCCGCCAACGCGCGATCATCGCCGAACTGAACGTCGCCCCGCAATTCGACGCCGACGCCGAGATCGCCCGCCGTGTCGAGTTCCTCGCACAGTACCTTCGATCGACCGGCCTGCGGACCTACGTGCTCGGCATCAGCGGCGGCGTCGATTCGTCGACGGCCGGGCGGCTCGCCCAGTTGTCGGTCGAACGGCTGCGCGCCGACGGCTATGACGCGCGCTTCATCGCGATGCGCTTGCCGAACGGCGTGCAGAACGACGAAGCCGACGCGCAGCGCGCGCTCGCGTTCGTGCGCGCGGACGAGGAACTGACGGTCGACGTGAAGCCGCCCGCCGACGCGATGCTCGCGTCGCTGGTCGCCTCCGGCCACGCATTCGACACCCCGGCCCAGCAGGACTTCGTGCACGGCAACATCAAGGCGCGCGAGCGCATGATCGCGCAGTACGCGGTGGCCGGTGCGCGACGCGGCATCGTGATCGGCACCGACCACGCGGCCGAATCGCTGATGGGTTTCTTCACGAAGTTCGGCGACGGCGGCGCGGACATTCTGCCGCTCGCCGGCCTGAACAAGCGCCGCGTGCGTGCGGTGGCCCGCGCGCTGGGCGGCGAGGAATCGATCGTGATGAAGGTGCCGACGGCCGACCTCGAGGAACTGCGTCCGCTGCGCCCCGACGAGCACGCGTACGGCGTCACCTACGACGAGATCGACGATTTCCTCGAAGGCAAGACCGTCGCCGACAACGTGTACGAAACGGTGCTGCGCTTCTTCGAAGGTTCGCGCCACAAGCGCGCGCTGCCGTACACGATGTTCGACTGGCCGGCCGCATAA
- a CDS encoding DMT family transporter — MFTSLVAAAFVALWSTGFIVARAIKPYADPNLFLLARFAGTAVLFGAVALVARAPWPARREWPRHLIAGALLQGVYLGASYWAVAQGLNAGVMALLGALQPLATAVLAVPLFNERLPARGWLGMALGLAGVALVLAPKVAGGVAPPPGAAPAWFVVAVSILSVGSITAGSLYQKGKLAQNDLRTAVAVQNLGAAIVAAIFIVLLHETRWIGAPALWISLVWGVVFLSGGAVTMLMWMLRRGNAARATSLLFLAPPLAALQGYLLFGETLATVQLAGFALALVGVVLARR, encoded by the coding sequence ATGTTTACCTCGCTCGTCGCTGCGGCTTTCGTCGCGCTGTGGTCCACCGGCTTCATCGTCGCACGGGCGATCAAGCCCTACGCCGATCCGAACCTGTTCCTGCTCGCGCGTTTCGCGGGCACGGCCGTGCTGTTCGGCGCGGTGGCACTCGTCGCGCGTGCGCCGTGGCCGGCCCGCCGCGAATGGCCGCGCCACCTGATCGCCGGCGCGCTGCTGCAGGGCGTCTATCTCGGCGCCAGCTACTGGGCCGTCGCGCAAGGGCTGAACGCGGGCGTGATGGCACTGCTCGGCGCGCTGCAGCCGCTGGCCACCGCCGTGCTCGCGGTTCCGCTGTTCAACGAGCGCCTGCCCGCGCGCGGCTGGCTCGGGATGGCGCTCGGGCTCGCCGGTGTCGCGCTCGTGCTCGCGCCGAAGGTCGCGGGCGGCGTCGCGCCGCCGCCGGGCGCCGCGCCGGCGTGGTTCGTCGTGGCCGTCTCGATTCTGTCGGTCGGCTCGATCACCGCGGGCTCGCTGTACCAGAAGGGTAAGCTCGCGCAGAACGACCTGCGCACCGCCGTCGCCGTGCAGAACCTCGGCGCGGCGATCGTCGCGGCCATCTTCATCGTGCTGCTGCACGAAACCCGCTGGATCGGCGCGCCGGCGCTGTGGATTTCGCTCGTATGGGGCGTCGTGTTCCTGTCCGGCGGCGCGGTCACGATGCTGATGTGGATGCTGCGGCGTGGCAACGCGGCCCGCGCGACGTCGTTGCTGTTCCTCGCGCCGCCGCTCGCCGCACTGCAGGGTTACCTGCTGTTCGGCGAAACGCTCGCGACCGTCCAGCTCGCCGGCTTCGCGCTCGCGCTGGTCGGTGTCGTGCTCGCGCGGCGCTGA
- a CDS encoding DeoR/GlpR family DNA-binding transcription regulator: MLAEQRHQYILSELGRSGALSVAELVRSLDVSRETVRRDLNALAARGLLVMTHGGALAADRREPSLSEREAANAEAKRTIGRRAAEFVPDDASVLIDSGSTPHAVALALADRHRLSIYTNDWRTAFVLARRNGNRVTLLGGELSDDEDATFGLDTIQQLAQYHVDFAFVGAGGITADGDCTDYSRLAAEVRSRMIAAAGTAIIVADHSKFGRVTPVRINGTSAARYLVTERMPDKSVRRALTARGIELLVCD, from the coding sequence ATGCTGGCGGAACAACGTCATCAATACATCCTGTCGGAGCTCGGACGATCGGGCGCGCTGTCGGTCGCCGAACTCGTGCGCTCGCTCGACGTGTCGCGCGAGACGGTGCGGCGCGACCTGAATGCGCTCGCGGCGCGCGGATTGCTCGTGATGACGCACGGCGGCGCGCTGGCGGCGGACCGTCGCGAGCCGAGCCTGTCCGAACGTGAAGCGGCGAATGCCGAAGCGAAGCGCACGATCGGGCGGCGCGCGGCCGAATTCGTGCCTGACGATGCATCGGTGCTGATCGACTCGGGCAGCACGCCGCACGCGGTCGCGCTCGCGCTGGCCGACCGGCACCGGCTGTCGATCTACACGAACGACTGGCGCACCGCGTTCGTGCTCGCGCGGCGCAACGGCAACCGCGTGACGCTGCTCGGCGGCGAACTGTCCGACGACGAGGACGCGACGTTCGGGCTCGATACGATCCAGCAGCTCGCGCAATACCATGTCGATTTCGCGTTCGTCGGCGCGGGCGGGATCACGGCCGACGGCGACTGCACCGACTACTCGCGGCTCGCCGCCGAAGTGCGCAGCCGGATGATCGCGGCGGCCGGCACGGCAATCATCGTCGCCGACCATTCGAAGTTCGGCCGCGTGACGCCGGTGCGGATCAACGGCACGTCGGCCGCGCGCTACCTGGTCACCGAACGCATGCCCGACAAGTCGGTGCGCCGCGCGCTGACCGCACGCGGCATCGAGCTGCTCGTGTGCGACTGA
- a CDS encoding phospholipase D-like domain-containing protein codes for MTVSVRSYLSPTLVLLAFDWPDAASRSDFLGFAIRRTPGFWSADGKTRAPDSWLPNRLTFDGPAADTQGDAPTDQAPIQKFMWWDARIDPQDRDASFRYDVYPVVGTPEHLQVLDTEAGVCDVVLPAHIVDGIGTWFNRAVVSSQAFAKQVAALGLAPGAAPSDAQALKLRTWLANDMEQVFAEMLDPASRAVSAVYHLTDSLWALPAFEAFGRQHGETSLAIVYDAHATVRKGKPPLPSPNQPAVDALQGLATLAPRDRTHIMHDKFIVTDASANAATAAAPARVLTGSANFTTEGLTEQANVLHAFDSPALAALYNERAHALAANPPIAETARLSPGWSAPMTVGRAQVRVAFSPEPAGQRTEIDTIVAAIAAAKHSVSFCLFMPTDAALRDACFAAGDRGLMMFGLVNRINVGSATKADAAQHDGQPLDAATLANLELYHRQRDRRDVIDAAYFSPATVPQGFEPELRLFPGEPAPAYPPVVIHHKFIVIDAEGANPIVYTGSANMSRNSEQYNDENLLEIRDARIAAIYLAEFLRLYEHYRARALSIETKQHGAGSPRQLALAPDSSWAKKYYVAGSPEEKARIALASTAPTD; via the coding sequence ATGACCGTCAGCGTGCGCAGCTATCTTTCCCCGACCCTGGTGCTGCTGGCCTTCGACTGGCCCGATGCGGCGTCGCGTAGCGACTTCCTCGGCTTCGCGATCCGGCGCACGCCGGGATTCTGGTCGGCCGACGGCAAGACGCGGGCGCCGGACAGCTGGCTGCCGAACCGGCTGACGTTCGACGGCCCGGCCGCCGATACGCAGGGTGACGCGCCGACCGACCAGGCGCCGATCCAGAAATTCATGTGGTGGGATGCGCGCATCGATCCGCAGGATCGCGATGCGTCGTTCCGCTATGACGTCTATCCGGTCGTCGGCACGCCGGAGCACCTGCAGGTGCTCGATACGGAGGCCGGCGTGTGCGATGTCGTGTTGCCCGCGCACATCGTGGACGGCATCGGCACGTGGTTCAACCGCGCGGTGGTCAGCTCGCAGGCATTCGCGAAGCAGGTCGCGGCGCTGGGCCTCGCGCCGGGGGCTGCGCCGAGCGACGCGCAGGCGCTGAAGCTGCGCACCTGGCTCGCGAACGACATGGAGCAGGTGTTCGCGGAGATGCTCGACCCTGCGTCGCGCGCGGTGTCGGCCGTCTATCACCTGACGGACTCGCTGTGGGCGCTGCCCGCGTTCGAAGCGTTCGGCCGCCAGCACGGCGAAACGTCGCTCGCGATCGTCTACGATGCGCATGCGACGGTGCGCAAGGGCAAGCCGCCGCTGCCGTCGCCGAACCAGCCGGCCGTCGACGCGCTGCAGGGCCTCGCGACGCTCGCGCCGCGCGACCGTACGCACATCATGCACGACAAGTTCATCGTGACGGATGCGTCGGCGAATGCGGCCACTGCGGCGGCGCCCGCGCGCGTGCTGACCGGTTCCGCGAACTTCACGACCGAGGGGCTGACGGAGCAGGCCAACGTGCTGCATGCGTTCGATTCGCCCGCGCTCGCCGCGCTGTACAACGAGCGCGCACATGCGCTGGCCGCGAACCCGCCGATCGCGGAGACGGCGCGGCTGTCGCCAGGCTGGTCGGCGCCGATGACGGTCGGTCGCGCGCAGGTGCGCGTCGCGTTTTCGCCGGAACCGGCGGGACAGCGCACCGAGATCGATACGATCGTCGCCGCGATCGCGGCCGCGAAGCATTCGGTGTCGTTCTGCCTGTTCATGCCGACCGATGCGGCGCTACGCGATGCGTGCTTTGCAGCCGGCGATCGCGGCCTGATGATGTTCGGTCTCGTGAATCGCATCAACGTCGGCAGCGCGACGAAGGCCGATGCCGCGCAGCACGACGGCCAGCCGCTCGATGCGGCGACGCTCGCGAACCTCGAGCTTTACCATCGCCAGCGCGACCGTCGCGACGTGATCGATGCCGCGTATTTTTCGCCGGCGACGGTGCCGCAGGGCTTCGAACCGGAATTGCGCCTGTTTCCGGGCGAACCGGCGCCGGCCTATCCGCCGGTCGTGATCCACCACAAGTTCATCGTGATCGATGCGGAAGGCGCGAACCCGATCGTCTATACGGGCTCGGCGAACATGAGCCGCAACTCCGAGCAGTACAACGACGAGAACCTGCTCGAGATCCGCGACGCGCGGATCGCTGCGATCTATCTCGCGGAATTCCTGCGGCTCTACGAACACTATCGCGCGCGGGCGCTGTCGATCGAAACGAAGCAGCACGGCGCCGGCTCGCCTCGACAGCTTGCACTCGCGCCCGATTCGAGCTGGGCGAAAAAGTATTACGTGGCGGGAAGCCCGGAAGAGAAGGCGCGGATCGCGCTGGCGTCGACCGCGCCGACGGACTGA
- a CDS encoding TetR family transcriptional regulator: MKAGSKAATSESRALATDARRKYDPEQTKRNILDVATQEFSAMGLAGARVDAIAERTNTTKRMLYYYFDSKEGLYEAVLEKVYGDIRALEQELHVGDMEPREGMRRLVEFTFDYHDKHRDFVRLVSIENIHGAKYLEQLKSFKNRNVSIIKTLEELLERGAASGAFRKDIDAFDLHLLISSFCFHRVSNRYTFGAAFGRDPSAPRLRARHRETIADSVLRYVAA, encoded by the coding sequence ATGAAAGCTGGAAGCAAGGCCGCCACGTCCGAAAGCCGCGCGCTTGCGACCGATGCGCGGCGCAAATACGATCCCGAGCAAACCAAGCGCAACATCCTCGACGTCGCCACGCAGGAATTTTCCGCGATGGGCCTCGCCGGTGCGCGCGTCGACGCGATCGCCGAGCGCACGAACACGACGAAGCGAATGCTCTACTACTACTTCGACAGCAAGGAAGGCCTGTACGAGGCCGTGCTGGAAAAGGTGTACGGCGACATCCGCGCGCTCGAGCAGGAACTGCACGTCGGCGACATGGAGCCGCGCGAAGGCATGCGCCGGCTCGTCGAATTCACGTTCGACTATCACGACAAGCATCGCGACTTCGTCCGCCTCGTGTCGATCGAGAACATCCACGGCGCGAAGTATCTCGAACAGCTGAAGTCGTTCAAGAACCGCAACGTCAGCATCATCAAGACGCTCGAGGAACTGCTCGAGCGCGGCGCGGCGAGCGGCGCATTCCGCAAGGACATCGACGCGTTCGACCTGCACCTGCTGATCAGCTCGTTCTGCTTCCACCGGGTGTCGAACCGCTATACGTTCGGCGCCGCGTTCGGTCGCGATCCGTCGGCGCCGCGGCTGCGCGCGCGGCATCGCGAGACGATCGCCGACTCCGTGCTGCGTTACGTCGCCGCATAG
- a CDS encoding NAD(P)/FAD-dependent oxidoreductase codes for MQNFYEATVTRQPYPQLTGTIDTQVCIVGGGLAGLCTALGLVERGVQDVVVLDGERVGFGASGRNGGFVFGGYSLDNADLLRTLGRDEGRRLYRLTVDAVDLIRARIARYGIDCDIVDQGVMLANWFDDPSRLDSVRTLMKQEFNVDWEPVATDALRARLKTQRYHGGLFEPNAFHFHPLKYVLGVAAAASRGGARVYERSAALGIAREGAGYVVRTAQGTVRAKDVVFACGGYARGVSPRIERAVLPIATYVIATEPLGARLPDAIDTPYAIYDTRFAFDYYRPLKDTRILWGGRISVLDRGPDAIVRLLRRDLLRVYPQLDGVKVEYAWGGLMSYARHKMPQIGRDADGVWHAIAFGGHGMAPTTVAGEALAAALAGEQPVPEGFAAFGLTRTFGLAGLAAAQLTYTAYQARDALASCRR; via the coding sequence ATGCAGAACTTCTACGAAGCCACCGTTACCCGCCAGCCCTACCCGCAACTGACCGGCACGATCGACACCCAGGTCTGCATCGTCGGCGGCGGACTCGCCGGCCTGTGCACGGCGCTCGGTCTCGTCGAGCGCGGCGTGCAGGATGTCGTCGTGCTCGACGGCGAACGGGTCGGCTTCGGCGCATCGGGCCGCAACGGCGGCTTCGTGTTCGGCGGCTACAGCCTCGATAACGCGGACCTGCTGCGCACGCTCGGCCGCGACGAAGGGCGCCGCCTGTACCGGCTCACCGTCGATGCGGTCGACCTGATCCGTGCGCGGATTGCACGCTACGGGATCGACTGCGACATCGTCGACCAGGGCGTGATGCTCGCGAACTGGTTCGACGATCCGTCGCGACTCGACAGCGTGCGCACGCTGATGAAGCAGGAATTCAACGTCGACTGGGAACCCGTCGCGACGGATGCGCTGCGCGCGCGGCTGAAGACGCAGCGCTATCACGGCGGCCTGTTCGAGCCGAACGCATTCCACTTCCATCCGCTCAAGTACGTGCTCGGCGTCGCGGCGGCCGCCTCGCGCGGCGGTGCGCGCGTGTACGAACGCTCGGCCGCGCTCGGCATCGCGCGCGAAGGCGCCGGCTACGTCGTGCGCACGGCGCAGGGCACGGTGCGTGCGAAGGACGTCGTGTTCGCGTGCGGCGGCTATGCGCGCGGCGTGTCGCCGCGCATCGAGCGCGCGGTGCTGCCGATCGCGACCTACGTGATCGCGACCGAGCCGCTCGGCGCGCGCCTGCCGGACGCGATCGACACGCCGTACGCGATCTACGACACGCGTTTCGCGTTCGACTACTACCGTCCGCTGAAGGACACGCGGATCCTGTGGGGCGGCCGCATCTCGGTGCTCGACCGCGGCCCCGACGCGATCGTGCGCCTGCTGCGGCGCGACCTGCTGCGCGTGTATCCGCAGCTCGACGGCGTGAAGGTCGAGTACGCATGGGGCGGGCTGATGAGCTACGCGCGGCACAAGATGCCGCAGATCGGTCGCGATGCCGACGGCGTGTGGCACGCGATCGCATTCGGCGGCCACGGGATGGCGCCGACCACCGTCGCCGGCGAAGCGCTCGCCGCCGCGCTGGCCGGCGAGCAGCCCGTGCCGGAAGGCTTCGCCGCGTTCGGGCTCACGCGCACGTTCGGGCTCGCGGGCCTCGCCGCCGCGCAGCTCACGTACACCGCCTACCAGGCCCGCGACGCACTCGCGTCGTGCCGGCGCTGA
- a CDS encoding amino acid permease — MHSDARPDSPRPSGSPPAQPSLHRSLQARHLRMIAIGGSIGTGLFVASGASISQAGPGGAMLAYMMIGLMVYFLMTSLGEMAAFMPVSGSFATYGSKFVDEGFGFALGWNYWYSWAVTLAVELVAAQLVMNYWFPHVPGVWWSAIFLTLIFALNALSVRGFGEAEYWFALIKVLTVLAFVGIGLLMIFGIMQGGPSAGWGNFTIGDAPFAGGWATMLGVAMIAGFSFQGTEMIGVAAGESENPRTTIPRAVSQIFWRILLFYVFAIFVIGVLIPYTDPGLLKSDVTDIGVSPFTLVFRHAGLAFAAGVMNAVILTAVLSAGNSGMYASTRMLYNLAVEGRAPKLFAKLSPGGVPRNALYATTAIGALCFLTSLYGDKTVYLWLLNTSGMAGFITWLGIAVSHYRFRKGFLKQGYRLDQLPYRSKWFPFGPLFAFALCAIVALGQDYQAFLADKIDWASITATYIGLPFFLVIWLGYALVRKCRLVRYEDMEIAPWIERNATPDATEKADAGYPAYVASSVNPTPGA; from the coding sequence ATGCATTCAGATGCCCGCCCCGATTCGCCCCGTCCGTCCGGCTCGCCGCCCGCGCAGCCGTCCCTCCACCGCAGCCTGCAGGCGCGCCATCTGCGGATGATCGCGATCGGCGGCTCGATCGGCACGGGCCTGTTCGTCGCGTCCGGCGCGTCGATCTCGCAGGCCGGCCCCGGCGGCGCGATGCTCGCGTACATGATGATCGGGCTGATGGTCTATTTCCTGATGACGAGCCTCGGCGAAATGGCCGCGTTCATGCCGGTGTCGGGCTCGTTCGCGACCTACGGCTCGAAATTCGTCGACGAAGGCTTCGGCTTCGCGCTCGGCTGGAACTACTGGTACAGCTGGGCCGTGACGCTCGCGGTCGAACTCGTCGCCGCGCAGCTCGTGATGAACTACTGGTTCCCGCACGTGCCCGGCGTCTGGTGGAGTGCGATCTTCCTCACGCTGATCTTCGCGCTCAACGCACTGTCGGTGCGCGGCTTCGGTGAAGCCGAATACTGGTTCGCGCTGATCAAGGTGCTGACCGTGCTCGCGTTCGTCGGCATCGGCCTGCTGATGATCTTCGGGATCATGCAGGGCGGCCCGAGCGCCGGCTGGGGCAACTTCACGATCGGCGACGCGCCGTTCGCGGGCGGCTGGGCGACCATGCTCGGCGTCGCGATGATCGCGGGCTTCTCGTTCCAGGGCACCGAAATGATCGGCGTCGCGGCCGGCGAATCGGAGAACCCGCGCACGACGATCCCGCGCGCGGTCAGCCAGATCTTCTGGCGCATCCTGCTGTTCTACGTGTTCGCGATCTTCGTGATCGGCGTGCTGATTCCGTACACCGACCCGGGCCTGCTCAAGAGCGACGTGACCGACATCGGCGTCAGCCCGTTTACGCTCGTATTCCGCCACGCGGGCCTCGCGTTCGCGGCCGGCGTGATGAACGCGGTGATCCTGACGGCCGTGCTGTCGGCCGGCAACTCCGGCATGTACGCGTCGACGCGGATGCTCTACAACCTCGCGGTCGAAGGCCGCGCGCCGAAGCTGTTCGCGAAGCTGTCGCCGGGCGGCGTGCCGCGCAACGCGCTGTACGCGACCACCGCCATCGGCGCGCTCTGTTTCCTCACGTCGCTGTACGGCGACAAGACGGTCTACCTGTGGCTGCTGAACACGTCGGGGATGGCCGGCTTCATCACGTGGCTCGGGATCGCGGTCAGCCATTACCGGTTCCGCAAGGGTTTCCTGAAGCAGGGCTACCGGCTCGACCAGTTGCCGTACCGATCGAAGTGGTTCCCGTTCGGCCCGCTGTTCGCGTTCGCATTGTGCGCGATCGTCGCGCTCGGCCAGGACTACCAGGCGTTCCTCGCCGACAAGATCGACTGGGCGAGCATCACCGCGACCTACATCGGCCTGCCGTTCTTCCTCGTGATCTGGCTCGGCTACGCGCTGGTGCGCAAATGCCGTCTCGTGCGCTACGAGGACATGGAGATCGCGCCATGGATCGAGCGCAACGCAACGCCCGACGCAACGGAAAAGGCCGACGCCGGCTATCCGGCCTACGTCGCCAGCTCCGTGAACCCGACGCCGGGCGCCTGA
- a CDS encoding aldehyde dehydrogenase family protein, whose product MQFNDILAALDIDLAQWKGNALTARSPLDGATLATLAVDTPADAERKIDAAHDAFLKWRTVPAPVRGELVRVFGNVLREHKAELGRLVTLEAGKITSEGLGEVQEMIDICDFAVGLSRQLYGLTIASERPGHRMMETWHPIGVCGVISAFNFPVAVWAWNAALAFVCGDSVVWKPSEKTPLTAIACHVLLQKAIREFDKTHPGVAPAELSQLVLGMRDVGEVLTASKKVPVVSATGSVRMGQEVAKVLSQRLARGILELGGNNGMIVAPSADLDLVVRAVTFAAVGTAGQRCTTLRRLIVHRSLVEQLLPRIEKAYTSVKVGNPLEEGTLVGPLVDRASFDAMQKALGDAREQGGEVKGGERVDVGHADAYYVRPAIVRMPKQSAVVERETFAPILYVMVYDNFDDAIELHNAVPQGLSSAIFTNDMREAEQFMSAAGSDCGIVNVNIGTSGAEIGGAFGGEKETGGGRESGSDAWKAYMRRATNTINYSRQLPLAQGVKFDV is encoded by the coding sequence ATGCAATTCAACGACATTCTTGCTGCGCTCGACATCGATCTCGCCCAGTGGAAAGGCAATGCGCTGACCGCGCGTTCGCCGCTCGACGGCGCGACGCTCGCGACGCTGGCTGTTGACACGCCGGCCGACGCGGAACGCAAGATCGACGCTGCGCACGACGCATTCCTCAAGTGGCGCACGGTGCCGGCGCCGGTGCGCGGCGAACTCGTGCGCGTGTTCGGCAACGTCCTGCGCGAGCACAAGGCCGAGCTTGGCCGCCTCGTCACGCTCGAGGCCGGCAAGATCACGTCGGAAGGCCTCGGCGAAGTGCAGGAAATGATCGACATCTGCGATTTCGCGGTCGGCCTGTCGCGCCAGCTTTACGGCCTGACGATCGCGTCCGAGCGCCCGGGCCACCGGATGATGGAAACGTGGCACCCGATCGGCGTGTGCGGCGTGATCTCGGCGTTCAACTTCCCGGTTGCGGTGTGGGCGTGGAACGCGGCGCTGGCGTTCGTGTGCGGCGATTCGGTCGTGTGGAAGCCGTCCGAGAAGACGCCGCTCACGGCGATCGCGTGCCACGTGCTGCTCCAGAAGGCGATCCGCGAGTTCGACAAGACGCATCCGGGCGTCGCGCCGGCGGAGCTGAGCCAGCTGGTGCTCGGCATGCGCGATGTCGGCGAGGTGCTGACGGCGTCGAAGAAGGTGCCGGTCGTCAGTGCGACGGGCAGCGTGCGGATGGGCCAGGAAGTTGCGAAGGTGCTGAGCCAGCGTCTCGCACGCGGCATCCTCGAACTCGGCGGCAACAACGGGATGATCGTCGCGCCGAGCGCGGATCTCGATCTCGTCGTGCGTGCGGTCACGTTCGCGGCAGTCGGCACGGCCGGCCAGCGCTGCACGACGCTGCGCCGCCTGATCGTGCATCGCAGCCTGGTCGAGCAGTTGCTGCCGCGCATCGAGAAGGCCTACACGTCGGTGAAGGTCGGCAACCCGCTTGAAGAAGGCACGCTGGTCGGCCCGCTGGTCGATCGCGCGTCGTTCGATGCGATGCAGAAGGCGCTGGGCGATGCACGCGAGCAGGGCGGCGAGGTGAAGGGCGGCGAGCGCGTCGACGTCGGTCACGCGGATGCGTACTACGTGCGTCCGGCCATCGTGCGGATGCCGAAGCAATCGGCCGTGGTCGAGCGCGAGACGTTCGCACCGATCCTGTACGTGATGGTCTACGACAACTTCGACGACGCGATCGAACTGCACAACGCGGTGCCGCAAGGCCTGTCGTCGGCGATCTTCACGAACGACATGCGCGAGGCCGAGCAGTTCATGTCGGCGGCGGGCAGCGATTGCGGGATCGTCAACGTGAACATCGGCACGAGCGGTGCGGAGATCGGCGGCGCGTTCGGCGGCGAGAAGGAAACGGGCGGCGGGCGCGAGTCGGGTTCGGATGCGTGGAAGGCGTATATGCGCCGCGCGACCAACACGATCAACTACAGCCGTCAGCTGCCGTTGGCGCAGGGCGTGAAGTTCGACGTGTGA